One region of Clostridia bacterium genomic DNA includes:
- a CDS encoding zf-HC2 domain-containing protein: MCCSEYGNSLHEYASGRLSELECHAITRHLKTCDKCRREVEEIKEIKVFLKSGFQENVMPPMDLKSSIMASIDLKKYKKVYKNTLGELANWGMSLVAAGLILLFINVAPADNIVNMQNEWDNTKGNITEKINHPFSSLNQGLDKFTKRITELDGITGRIEREKEGGN; this comes from the coding sequence ATGTGCTGCAGTGAATACGGAAATAGTCTTCATGAATATGCAAGCGGCAGATTGAGTGAACTGGAATGTCACGCAATAACAAGGCATCTAAAGACTTGTGACAAATGCAGAAGAGAAGTGGAAGAGATCAAGGAGATAAAAGTATTCCTGAAGTCCGGCTTCCAGGAAAATGTAATGCCGCCTATGGATTTGAAATCCTCAATAATGGCTTCCATAGACCTAAAGAAGTACAAGAAGGTTTATAAGAACACCCTTGGAGAGCTGGCAAACTGGGGAATGAGCCTTGTTGCAGCAGGTTTGATACTCTTGTTCATAAATGTAGCTCCCGCTGATAACATAGTGAATATGCAGAATGAATGGGATAATACAAAGGGAAACATCACAGAAAAGATAAATCATCCCTTCAGCTCGTTAAACCAAGGCTTGGATAAGTTCACAAAGAGAATAACAGAGTTGGATGGGATTACAGGGAGAATAGAAAGAGAGAAAGAGGGAGGAAATTAA
- a CDS encoding B-box zinc finger protein, with product MNCKYHKESEAKFICDKCKQPICEECSVDVNGNKICSSCIQKSVFADNAQYYKGGFFESFAFFCFAVVPGAAQMYMNLFKRGFQLMFGFIAGIVLFSYINTESMIPLIIIPTWFFSFFDSYAIRRRLRKGEVVEDNTIFDYNIIIANKKIVGIIMLVLGVLGVANAFEHSVLQNIFGGNLYWSIKRSIIPIALVLTGIYVIQKSKKTGREAESSIEE from the coding sequence ATGAATTGTAAATACCATAAAGAATCAGAAGCAAAATTCATCTGCGATAAATGCAAGCAGCCAATATGTGAAGAATGCTCAGTGGATGTGAACGGAAACAAGATATGCAGCAGCTGTATCCAGAAGTCAGTGTTCGCAGATAATGCTCAATATTATAAGGGAGGCTTCTTTGAAAGCTTTGCGTTCTTCTGCTTTGCTGTAGTACCGGGAGCAGCCCAAATGTATATGAACCTTTTCAAAAGAGGCTTTCAGCTGATGTTCGGATTTATAGCGGGTATAGTACTGTTCAGCTATATAAATACAGAAAGCATGATACCGCTTATCATAATACCCACTTGGTTTTTCAGCTTCTTTGACAGCTACGCCATAAGAAGAAGGCTTAGAAAGGGAGAGGTTGTAGAAGACAATACAATATTCGATTACAATATTATTATAGCAAACAAGAAGATAGTCGGCATAATAATGCTTGTCCTAGGTGTGCTGGGAGTTGCAAATGCTTTTGAACACTCAGTGCTGCAAAACATTTTCGGAGGCAATCTGTACTGGTCTATCAAGAGAAGCATAATACCTATTGCTTTGGTTCTGACAGGTATATATGTAATACAGAAATCAAAAAAGACAGGAAGAGAAGCGGAAAGCAGCATAGAAGAATAA
- a CDS encoding CC/Se motif family (seleno)protein, whose translation MNIIIEKDAVEYIKKHSEDNSVILHIQSTGGNCCASVQSPAILLGKPEKAEKFDLYSVDEISVYLRKDIQAKNDGIRIFIRKFLWIKDLAVDGMRINY comes from the coding sequence ATGAATATTATTATCGAAAAGGATGCAGTAGAATATATCAAGAAACATTCCGAGGATAACTCAGTAATACTTCATATACAGTCAACAGGCGGAAACTGCTGCGCTTCTGTACAAAGCCCGGCAATCCTGTTGGGCAAGCCTGAAAAAGCTGAAAAGTTTGATCTATATAGCGTTGATGAAATAAGTGTATACCTAAGAAAAGATATCCAAGCCAAAAACGATGGAATACGCATTTTCATTAGAAAGTTTCTCTGGATTAAGGATTTAGCAGTAGACGGCATGCGTATTAATTACTAA
- a CDS encoding APC family permease has translation MNVSDKQLTRALGLPECVTITTGAVIGVGLFTVGSSQVGVMGSSVILATILAFLLVLWPAAIYGELGATLPLAGGTYAYARRAINYPTAVFCSWHYTVAQIGIGGSEALAFANYFGWLLKAVGVDYEFDSRIIASVMMVFFVVINYKGIEFAGKWQNAFMYFFWGASLVWFAMVIKDMQFQNFVPLLQGVPHEVTAFAKVIVMVWWCFAGFETVVGMGAEVKFPQITIPRALVISPFIVFGVNALFQWFLVGLTPLASQAMLATAGAPFAEAMQLAGIIGIPFIVLCLGITFGGDFSTMNPCVAGPARYMYIMAQDGCFPKVFGKIHPKYKSPHFAVVVVGIIAILLIATGSIAIIAAMCAFSQMIAYIIGYISYIMLYKKEPNLERPFKVPFGVFGAYFSIVTYAGLMVLAVDWTALPYNIILSVICLGYYFIFVRKRPIPQESIDLELLTLQTTPPTVAEKAALDKQFNVWRNSAYGIFVLALIIFALGYIL, from the coding sequence ATGAACGTATCTGACAAGCAATTAACTCGTGCCCTTGGATTACCCGAGTGCGTCACCATCACAACCGGTGCTGTAATTGGTGTAGGTCTGTTCACAGTTGGTTCTTCACAAGTGGGTGTAATGGGAAGTTCCGTTATACTGGCAACTATTTTGGCATTCTTGTTGGTACTGTGGCCCGCTGCTATTTATGGTGAATTGGGAGCAACTCTTCCTTTAGCCGGCGGTACATATGCCTATGCTAGGCGTGCAATTAACTACCCTACAGCCGTATTCTGCAGCTGGCATTATACGGTTGCTCAAATCGGCATCGGTGGTTCTGAAGCTTTGGCTTTCGCCAACTATTTTGGATGGCTGCTAAAGGCAGTTGGAGTTGATTATGAATTTGACAGCAGAATCATAGCCAGTGTCATGATGGTCTTCTTCGTTGTAATTAATTACAAAGGCATCGAATTTGCCGGAAAATGGCAGAACGCTTTCATGTACTTCTTCTGGGGAGCATCCCTCGTATGGTTCGCAATGGTAATCAAAGATATGCAGTTCCAAAACTTTGTTCCGTTGTTGCAGGGCGTACCGCATGAAGTCACTGCATTTGCAAAGGTCATAGTTATGGTATGGTGGTGCTTTGCAGGATTTGAAACTGTTGTAGGTATGGGTGCAGAAGTAAAGTTCCCGCAGATCACAATTCCTCGCGCATTGGTCATTTCTCCATTTATCGTATTTGGTGTGAACGCTCTGTTCCAGTGGTTCTTAGTAGGACTTACTCCACTGGCTAGCCAGGCTATGTTAGCAACCGCAGGAGCTCCGTTTGCAGAGGCTATGCAGCTTGCTGGTATCATTGGAATTCCGTTCATTGTATTGTGTCTCGGAATTACCTTCGGTGGTGACTTCTCCACAATGAATCCTTGTGTAGCCGGCCCTGCAAGATACATGTACATTATGGCTCAGGACGGTTGTTTCCCTAAGGTATTCGGAAAGATTCATCCGAAGTACAAGAGCCCTCATTTCGCAGTAGTAGTCGTTGGTATTATAGCTATACTATTAATTGCAACCGGCTCTATAGCTATCATTGCTGCAATGTGTGCATTTTCTCAGATGATTGCTTACATTATCGGTTACATTTCTTATATCATGCTATATAAAAAAGAACCGAATCTCGAAAGACCATTCAAAGTACCCTTTGGTGTATTTGGTGCATACTTCAGTATCGTCACATATGCCGGCTTAATGGTACTGGCTGTAGATTGGACCGCTCTTCCTTACAACATTATCTTGTCGGTGATATGCTTGGGTTATTACTTCATTTTTGTAAGAAAGAGACCAATTCCGCAGGAATCTATTGATTTGGAATTGCTCACATTACAGACCACTCCTCCGACTGTAGCGGAAAAAGCTGCATTAGACAAGCAGTTCAATGTTTGGAGAAACTCAGCATACGGCATATTCGTTTTAGCGCTGATAATCTTCGCACTGGGATATATACTCTAA
- a CDS encoding helix-turn-helix domain-containing protein → MSYIISDRQYLSSNRRKAKYVPYKTRLDSCTHEELEVTFGHPLYTFVADFLEISPNLTGVPGDGFEFPIIPDGCVSIIIILNKGEIRGYLCGVIEEIQKIILHENEIAFIARYLPGGVRPFLREPIRTYTNRSCSLSEVLPNYSLLFSAFAKSSAFSERLLAFSKTMRPQYLDKKEAHYLLNYCVDKIYDRKGNIKISDLSKEAGFSERYIGKLFDQWVGISPKLYAEIMRFQFSLEQLEEIEIKPDRIILDTALDSGFFDHAHMNRCYQRFLHCTTGTLSKFGFEGLDLSNVPKLIP, encoded by the coding sequence ATGTCATACATTATCAGTGACAGGCAATATCTGTCCTCAAACAGAAGAAAAGCCAAATACGTTCCGTACAAGACTCGCTTGGATTCCTGTACACATGAAGAATTAGAGGTCACATTCGGACATCCTCTCTATACTTTTGTTGCGGATTTTTTAGAAATTTCACCAAACCTTACTGGTGTGCCTGGAGATGGATTTGAATTTCCAATCATTCCAGATGGGTGTGTCTCTATTATTATAATTCTCAACAAGGGTGAAATCCGGGGTTATTTATGCGGAGTAATCGAGGAGATTCAAAAAATCATACTCCATGAAAATGAGATTGCCTTTATAGCCCGTTACCTCCCCGGTGGAGTTCGTCCTTTTTTGCGGGAGCCGATCCGTACATATACTAACCGCTCCTGTTCTTTGTCGGAAGTGCTCCCTAATTACAGTCTTCTCTTTTCCGCTTTCGCAAAGTCTTCAGCATTTTCAGAACGCTTACTTGCCTTTTCCAAAACTATGCGTCCACAGTATCTCGATAAAAAAGAAGCACATTACTTACTGAACTATTGTGTAGACAAAATATACGACAGAAAAGGAAATATAAAAATCTCTGATCTTTCTAAGGAGGCTGGCTTTAGCGAACGTTATATTGGAAAACTATTTGATCAATGGGTGGGAATATCTCCAAAGCTATACGCAGAAATCATGAGGTTTCAGTTTTCTCTTGAGCAATTGGAAGAGATTGAAATTAAGCCTGATAGAATTATACTAGATACAGCATTGGATAGCGGATTCTTCGATCATGCACACATGAACCGCTGTTACCAACGTTTTTTACATTGCACGACCGGTACGCTGAGCAAATTTGGATTTGAAGGGTTAGATCTTTCCAACGTTCCCAAATTAATACCGTAA
- the glpK gene encoding glycerol kinase GlpK encodes MAKKFYLGLDQGTTSTTALLLDSEWNVAARGNKTHTQYYPKPGWIEHDPMEIWRAILESIQMAMTEADAKPEEIACIGLDNQGETVLLWDKLTGVPIYNAIVWQDRRTARYADSLTEKHGELVRKKTGLMIDAYFSATKIKWILDNVPGAKEKAREGRIIAGTLDTWMIWKMTHGRIHITDYSTASRTMLLNIHTGQWDEDILNILEIDKRILPEICDSSMVYGYTDPLDFFGAKIPISGSVVDQQAALFGQACYTPGSIKTTYGTGCFMLMNTGDKPVYSKNGLLTTVAWGLNGKMTFALDGGIYIAGAATQWLKDGIKIIEKASQTEEMAVAAKSNGGVYFVPAFSGLAAPHWDSYARGMMIGITGGTSREEIVRATLEAIAYQVKDNLDVMNMDASIPIKIMRADGGAVVNNFLMQFQADILGIAVDIPEINESTALGAAYLAALGIGEFKSIHELADNWKLAKRFEPKMGSDERESLLYNWHRAVERSKNWIQD; translated from the coding sequence GTGGCCAAAAAATTTTATTTAGGTCTTGACCAAGGTACTACAAGTACCACAGCCTTGCTCTTGGATTCAGAATGGAACGTTGCAGCCAGAGGGAATAAAACACACACACAATACTATCCAAAGCCCGGATGGATTGAGCATGACCCTATGGAAATATGGAGAGCAATTTTAGAATCAATACAGATGGCTATGACCGAGGCCGATGCAAAGCCCGAAGAAATTGCCTGTATTGGTCTTGATAATCAAGGAGAAACCGTACTCCTATGGGATAAGTTAACCGGCGTACCTATCTACAATGCCATTGTTTGGCAGGACCGCCGTACTGCCCGCTATGCAGATTCTTTAACTGAAAAACATGGTGAATTAGTCCGGAAAAAAACAGGGTTAATGATCGACGCCTATTTTAGTGCGACCAAAATCAAATGGATTTTAGATAATGTTCCAGGTGCGAAAGAGAAGGCCCGGGAAGGCAGGATTATTGCAGGTACTCTGGATACTTGGATGATTTGGAAAATGACTCACGGTCGGATTCATATTACTGACTATTCCACCGCTTCCCGAACGATGCTCCTCAATATACATACCGGTCAATGGGATGAAGATATTTTAAATATTCTAGAGATAGACAAGCGCATCTTGCCGGAAATCTGCGATAGTTCAATGGTATACGGATACACCGATCCTTTGGACTTCTTCGGTGCTAAAATTCCCATTTCCGGTTCTGTCGTAGACCAACAGGCCGCACTGTTTGGACAGGCCTGCTACACTCCGGGAAGCATCAAAACCACATACGGAACAGGATGCTTTATGCTTATGAACACAGGAGACAAACCAGTATATTCGAAAAACGGACTTCTGACCACCGTCGCCTGGGGCCTAAACGGCAAGATGACCTTCGCTTTAGATGGCGGCATCTACATTGCCGGTGCAGCAACCCAATGGCTCAAGGACGGCATCAAAATTATTGAAAAGGCTTCTCAGACAGAGGAAATGGCCGTAGCTGCTAAAAGCAATGGAGGCGTTTACTTTGTCCCTGCTTTCTCAGGACTTGCCGCGCCTCACTGGGACTCTTATGCTCGAGGTATGATGATTGGTATTACCGGCGGCACTTCAAGAGAAGAGATCGTACGTGCCACACTGGAAGCCATAGCATATCAAGTCAAAGATAATCTAGACGTTATGAACATGGATGCCAGTATTCCAATTAAAATCATGCGGGCAGACGGTGGAGCCGTAGTCAACAATTTCCTGATGCAATTCCAAGCTGATATTTTAGGTATTGCCGTGGATATTCCGGAAATCAATGAGTCCACAGCTTTGGGCGCAGCTTATCTGGCAGCCCTAGGCATCGGTGAATTCAAATCCATCCATGAACTTGCGGACAATTGGAAGTTGGCCAAGCGTTTTGAACCAAAGATGGGCTCCGACGAACGAGAATCTCTTCTCTACAACTGGCATCGTGCCGTAGAACGGTCAAAAAACTGGATTCAAGATTAA
- a CDS encoding aminotransferase class V-fold PLP-dependent enzyme, whose protein sequence is MSKPKLFSPGPVMVKDNVREALLHYDICHRGAEFETLFEDMQKKINTLFNADDSYYSVIISGSGTSANETVLSSVFQNGDQALLVKNGVFGERLEDILRKYEVPIVEASFEWSEYPDLAKIEELIAANPKVKVVAMVFHETSTGMINPVKEVGALCKKYNKWFYVDSVSAAAGEYIDVVENNITFTSSVGGKCVGAFPGSAYVCAKEEVLKSITKEQGKNVYLNLAKHYASAKESHQTPNTPNVTLFWALNQALTNILEEGLDQQIMRYKKCASILRTGMHDLGLKMLLPEKYMSNTVTSVFLPEGKDLNTFLKDMEDHGYVVYSGKGKYLDMGMFQVANMGEIYEEDCKEFLKVLEACIK, encoded by the coding sequence TTGAGTAAACCAAAATTATTTAGTCCGGGTCCTGTTATGGTAAAGGACAATGTTCGCGAGGCGCTGCTTCATTATGACATCTGCCACCGTGGGGCAGAATTTGAGACACTTTTTGAAGACATGCAAAAAAAGATCAATACGCTGTTCAATGCCGATGACAGCTACTACTCTGTAATAATTTCAGGTTCTGGTACATCCGCAAACGAAACAGTACTTTCCTCTGTTTTTCAGAATGGTGATCAAGCACTGCTAGTCAAAAATGGCGTATTCGGAGAAAGACTGGAAGATATACTTCGTAAATATGAAGTGCCTATAGTAGAGGCTTCCTTTGAATGGTCTGAGTATCCGGATTTAGCAAAAATAGAAGAATTGATTGCGGCAAACCCAAAGGTCAAGGTAGTTGCCATGGTATTCCATGAAACCTCGACTGGTATGATTAATCCAGTCAAAGAAGTGGGCGCTCTATGTAAGAAATACAATAAGTGGTTTTATGTAGATTCCGTATCCGCTGCAGCTGGGGAGTATATTGATGTGGTGGAAAATAATATCACATTTACCTCATCAGTAGGCGGCAAATGCGTTGGTGCATTCCCTGGCTCCGCATATGTATGTGCAAAGGAAGAAGTCCTGAAATCCATTACTAAGGAACAGGGCAAGAATGTATATCTAAACTTGGCAAAACATTATGCAAGTGCAAAAGAAAGCCATCAGACGCCAAACACGCCGAACGTTACCCTCTTCTGGGCGTTAAATCAAGCTCTGACGAATATTCTGGAGGAAGGACTGGATCAGCAGATCATGCGTTATAAAAAATGTGCCTCCATCCTCCGCACCGGCATGCATGACTTGGGGCTGAAAATGCTCCTTCCTGAAAAATATATGTCCAATACCGTTACCTCCGTATTCCTACCAGAAGGCAAGGATCTGAATACGTTCCTGAAAGATATGGAAGACCACGGTTATGTGGTGTACAGCGGTAAAGGAAAATATCTGGATATGGGCATGTTCCAAGTCGCTAACATGGGCGAAATCTACGAAGAAGACTGCAAAGAATTCTTAAAGGTTCTGGAAGCCTGCATCAAATAA
- a CDS encoding CBO0543 family protein — protein sequence MTPEQQVIVNLQKLLHQVRFSDWINNDIFTFGWWVLLLSLIIPWFIWYRLVDKGRLKEMLLYLAMTSSIAILLDEIGSTLTMWVYPVKVIPILPRLIPANYSMVPIIFVLIYQYFPKWKSFIIANIILTFVFSFILEPILVWMNLYDLITWKYIYSIPTYLFTAILLKWFIEKIKLIQENAKGFKSDREV from the coding sequence ATGACGCCAGAGCAACAGGTAATAGTTAATCTACAAAAGCTTTTGCATCAAGTGAGATTTAGTGACTGGATAAATAACGATATATTTACTTTCGGATGGTGGGTTCTTTTATTATCCCTTATTATCCCATGGTTTATATGGTATCGTTTAGTAGATAAAGGCAGACTTAAAGAAATGCTTCTTTACCTGGCTATGACATCAAGCATAGCCATTCTGTTGGATGAGATTGGTTCAACCCTTACTATGTGGGTTTATCCAGTTAAAGTAATACCAATTCTTCCACGTTTAATTCCGGCTAATTATTCAATGGTACCCATTATATTCGTACTCATATATCAATACTTTCCTAAGTGGAAATCGTTTATCATTGCTAACATAATCCTTACATTTGTTTTTTCATTCATTCTGGAGCCTATCCTTGTTTGGATGAACCTTTACGATTTAATAACCTGGAAATATATTTACTCTATTCCAACGTACTTATTTACCGCTATACTCTTAAAATGGTTTATTGAAAAAATAAAACTCATACAGGAGAATGCTAAGGGTTTCAAGAGCGATAGAGAAGTTTAA
- a CDS encoding CBO0543 family protein yields the protein MVDKKRIVEMLVYGALMSGIILLIDEIGSELTLWAYPVKITPLFPHLMPLNYSLAPIIYMLLYQYFPKWKSFIIAAVITSTVLTLILLPLATRWSFLILLKWKYVYSTFIFIIAALISKLFIETVNTIENKSAT from the coding sequence TTGGTAGATAAAAAGAGGATAGTAGAAATGCTTGTTTATGGCGCTCTAATGTCTGGCATCATTTTATTAATTGATGAAATAGGCAGTGAGTTAACTTTATGGGCTTACCCAGTGAAGATTACACCATTATTCCCTCATTTAATGCCCCTGAACTATTCTTTAGCACCTATTATTTATATGTTGCTTTATCAATACTTCCCCAAATGGAAGAGCTTTATAATTGCAGCTGTTATTACTTCAACTGTTCTTACTCTCATTTTGCTGCCACTGGCAACACGGTGGAGCTTTCTTATATTATTAAAATGGAAATACGTATACTCAACGTTTATATTCATAATAGCGGCACTTATTTCAAAATTGTTTATTGAGACAGTGAATACTATCGAGAATAAGTCAGCAACATAA
- a CDS encoding DUF4339 domain-containing protein, which yields MYKISSESIGDVKKYVWHYRKDNKEHGPFTYEDIVEMAKKGDIGPEDYVLKFGNRKFFKASEVQGLFDGVVQDEVKQEEKTAIPGEQIAVSAEETKEEIKEDIHAVFENRTVHAHTRQKQESSGNKVIMIAAGLMGLCVAVWILTRLF from the coding sequence ATGTATAAAATCAGTAGTGAAAGCATAGGGGACGTAAAAAAGTACGTATGGCATTATAGGAAGGACAACAAGGAGCATGGGCCTTTTACCTATGAGGATATTGTTGAAATGGCGAAAAAAGGCGATATTGGTCCTGAGGACTATGTATTGAAGTTCGGCAACAGGAAATTCTTCAAGGCTTCGGAAGTGCAAGGACTTTTTGATGGAGTAGTGCAGGATGAGGTAAAGCAGGAAGAGAAGACAGCGATTCCTGGAGAACAGATTGCAGTTAGCGCGGAGGAAACTAAGGAAGAGATAAAAGAAGATATCCATGCAGTATTTGAAAATAGGACGGTACATGCGCATACAAGGCAGAAGCAGGAATCCTCAGGGAATAAGGTAATTATGATTGCTGCTGGCTTAATGGGTTTATGCGTGGCAGTTTGGATATTAACACGATTGTTTTAG
- a CDS encoding nitroreductase family protein codes for MNQVIESLLSRKSVRAYEERAIPEEIKETIIKSAMRAPTAGNQMLYSIVEVADQKSREVLVRTCDDQPFIAKAPFVLLFLADYQRWFDYFMVAGVPELCKEKGEPLRKPEEGDLLLACCDALIAAHAAVVAAESMGIGTCYIGDIMENYEEHRELFDLPQYVFPIAMVCFGYPTEQQKERPQPERYKQEYVVFKDKYRRLSKEEFDDMFKSTNDRLFGSNGSIKGAENYGQHMYIKKFDSAFSKEANRSVQEILKNWK; via the coding sequence ATGAATCAGGTTATTGAGTCACTTTTAAGCAGGAAGTCAGTCAGGGCATATGAGGAGAGGGCAATCCCGGAAGAGATTAAGGAGACAATTATAAAGTCAGCCATGAGGGCTCCAACGGCAGGCAATCAGATGCTGTATTCCATAGTGGAGGTCGCTGATCAGAAATCCAGGGAAGTATTGGTAAGAACTTGTGATGATCAGCCCTTTATAGCCAAGGCTCCTTTTGTGCTGCTGTTTCTTGCAGACTATCAGAGGTGGTTTGACTACTTCATGGTAGCAGGAGTGCCTGAGCTTTGCAAGGAGAAAGGCGAACCGCTGAGGAAGCCAGAGGAAGGAGACTTGCTCCTTGCTTGCTGTGATGCTCTGATTGCTGCTCATGCTGCAGTAGTTGCAGCGGAGTCCATGGGAATCGGTACCTGCTACATAGGGGACATAATGGAGAACTACGAAGAACATAGAGAATTGTTCGATTTGCCGCAATATGTATTTCCAATTGCAATGGTTTGCTTTGGGTATCCTACAGAGCAGCAGAAGGAAAGGCCGCAGCCGGAAAGATACAAGCAGGAATATGTGGTGTTTAAGGATAAATACAGAAGGCTCAGCAAGGAAGAATTCGATGACATGTTTAAGAGTACAAATGACAGACTGTTCGGGAGCAACGGCTCAATAAAAGGAGCAGAGAACTATGGGCAGCACATGTACATAAAAAAATTCGACAGTGCATTCTCAAAGGAAGCGAACCGGTCTGTACAAGAGATTTTGAAGAACTGGAAATAG
- a CDS encoding 4Fe-4S dicluster domain-containing protein, with the protein MRKFETDVQLIKYEVLRGVAELALEGSLDEKLGALPKIIAPGPKPRIRCCIHKERAIMEQRIKLATGGSADNPNIIEVMDIACDECPIYRFTVTEACRGCLAHRCSEACPVGAIQHVSGRAYINPNKCIECGKCKAVCPYNAISDVMRPCKKACPTHALNFDDDKKAIIDNEKCIQCGACAYQCPFGAIADKSFIVNVIEELKEAAHNNSIRLYAVIAPSISSQFDNATIGQVIKGIKQMGFHDVVEVALGADMVAMHETKELAAAVGKKKFVTSSCCPSFVRYIEKFYPTLKNNISDSVSPMIAISRLIKSMDDKARIVFIGPCTSKKAEIMRDELKGDTEYVLTFEELCAMLDAMEVDIENCEEAVLDNASFFGRIFARTGGLTEAVRHVIESENLELDFRPVVCDGIAECDKALKLAKFNRLKENFIEGMTCVNGCIGGAASLCHGPKDKSEVDKHGKMAVEKDIKGSLRMFNMENINLSRKTAE; encoded by the coding sequence ATGAGAAAATTTGAGACAGATGTACAATTGATAAAATATGAAGTTCTTCGCGGTGTAGCAGAGCTGGCTTTGGAAGGTTCACTGGATGAAAAGCTTGGGGCACTTCCGAAAATAATCGCTCCCGGGCCTAAGCCGAGGATAAGGTGCTGCATTCATAAGGAACGCGCCATAATGGAGCAGAGGATAAAGCTGGCAACCGGAGGCAGCGCGGATAATCCAAATATAATTGAAGTGATGGACATTGCCTGTGATGAGTGTCCAATTTACCGCTTCACAGTAACAGAAGCCTGCCGCGGATGCCTGGCACACCGCTGTTCCGAAGCGTGCCCTGTGGGTGCTATACAGCATGTTAGCGGAAGAGCATATATTAACCCCAATAAGTGCATAGAATGCGGCAAATGCAAAGCAGTATGCCCTTACAATGCCATTTCTGATGTTATGCGCCCTTGTAAGAAAGCGTGCCCTACACACGCTCTTAACTTTGATGATGATAAAAAGGCAATAATTGATAATGAAAAATGCATTCAGTGTGGTGCCTGTGCTTATCAATGTCCATTTGGAGCTATTGCAGACAAGTCCTTCATAGTAAATGTCATTGAGGAGCTGAAGGAGGCTGCGCACAATAATAGCATAAGGCTTTACGCCGTTATAGCTCCCTCCATCTCCAGCCAGTTTGACAATGCAACTATAGGACAAGTAATCAAAGGGATAAAGCAGATGGGGTTCCATGATGTGGTAGAAGTAGCCCTTGGAGCAGACATGGTGGCGATGCATGAGACAAAAGAGCTTGCGGCAGCGGTTGGCAAGAAGAAGTTTGTAACAAGCTCCTGCTGTCCTTCCTTTGTAAGATATATTGAGAAGTTTTATCCTACATTGAAGAATAATATATCTGATTCGGTATCCCCAATGATTGCCATCTCAAGGCTGATTAAGTCCATGGATGATAAAGCCCGCATTGTATTCATAGGACCTTGCACATCCAAGAAAGCAGAAATCATGAGAGATGAGCTTAAGGGTGATACAGAATATGTATTAACTTTCGAGGAATTATGCGCAATGTTGGATGCCATGGAAGTAGACATAGAGAACTGCGAGGAAGCTGTACTTGATAATGCCTCTTTCTTTGGCAGGATATTTGCCCGCACAGGCGGTTTGACAGAAGCAGTCAGGCATGTCATAGAATCAGAGAACCTTGAGCTGGACTTCCGCCCTGTTGTATGTGATGGCATAGCTGAATGTGATAAAGCGTTAAAGCTCGCCAAGTTTAACCGCCTGAAAGAAAACTTTATCGAAGGTATGACCTGTGTAAATGGCTGTATCGGAGGCGCAGCCTCCTTGTGCCACGGCCCCAAGGACAAGAGCGAGGTTGACAAGCACGGGAAAATGGCTGTTGAGAAAGATATAAAAGGCTCATTGCGAATGTTTAATATGGAAAATATTAATCTAAGCAGGAAAACAGCTGAATAA